A segment of the Erythrobacter sp. F6033 genome:
GGCCGCGGCAATCGCCACGCCAAGTGTCGGGCCAACACACGGAGCCCAGACGATGCCAAGGAGCAGGCCGATTGCGTACTGACCGCCAGCGCCGTTTCCGCTCAGCTTTGCGAGCCGCTGATTGCCGAAGTTGGAAATCGGCGCGGCCGCGGCGCTGAGTGCAGCCTGCGCCTGAGGCACGAGTAGGACGAAGCCCGCGATCGCCAGCATGGCTCCCGCAAAAGTCCGCACCGCGTGCTCGTTTATGCCGAGCGAGTAGCCGAACGCGATCACGACGAAGCCGAATAGCGTAAAGCTGGTCACCAATCCGCCTGCCAAGGCCAGCGGCCCAAACCGGCTCTTGCCCAGCGCCGATGCGACAAGGATCGGCACCAGCGGCAAGACGCACGGGTTAAGGATCGTCACCAATCCGGCGACGAAAGACAGAAAAGCGCTTCCGATCATGATTTCAGCCTGATGGTAGGTCGGGCGTTAGAGGGCGCCCAACACCTTCGCCCGCAGACGGGTGCGATTGGTTTCCGCGATCGAGCGGACGACTTCGGTTTCGCCGTTGAAGACGAGGATGGTCGACTGGCGTGGGATGCGATGCGCGCGCAGAAACGCCTTTTCGTCGTCAAAATTGACCTTCACGAACAGCGTGTTGCCGTTCTGCTTTTCCTTGCGAAGTTCTTCCATGATCGGCGCCTGAGCGCGGCAAGTTGGGCACCAGTCCGCATAGACATCAACAACGATGGTCTTGCCTTTCTTCTGAGCCATCATGAATTCCCCGGCATCATAGGTTTGCCAGCCGTTCGCACTGGCCTGCGCAGAAAGCTGCATCGTGCCGAAAATCGCAGCACCGATAATGCCGACAAGGATGAAAAGACGGGTCATGGGTAGAAGCTCCAGAATCGTTGAGGGGCCAGCAAAGTGCCGACCTGTTCAAGAGGGTGTTCGAACGCTTAAACGAGCTGGTTACAGCCGCGGCAAAATTATTCTGCCGGTGCAGCAACCGCGCCATTTCGCGTCGCTTTGCTCAAGACAACAATCGCAATCCATGCGGCGATAAATCCGGGCACGATTTCGTACAGACCCTGGCCGCCAATGAAGTCTGCATTGAGACCCAGCGCGATCCACAGACCGACGACGAGTGCGCCCGTGACTAGTCCCGCAACGGCTCCGGTCCCTGTCATTCCGCGCCATGTCAGCGCCAGAATAATCAACGGGCCGAACGCCGCGCCAAACCCTGCCCAGGCGTTGGAAACCAGACCAAGCACCTGACTGTCAGGATTGCTCGCAATCACCATCGCAGCGATCGCCACCAAGGCCACGCAGACGCGCCCGACATTTACGGCTTCGCGCTCGCTTGCTTCCTTGCGCAGGAACAGGCGGTAGAAATCCTCTGTCAGCGAGCTGGAACTGACGAGCAATTGTGAGCTGATCGTGCTCATGATCGCCGCCAAGAGCGCGGCGAAGAGGAAGCCTGTGATAAGCGGGTGGAACAGCAATTCGGATAGGATGATGAAGATCGTTTCAGGATCTTCGACAACCACTCCGTTTTGTTCGGCGTATGCGCGTCCGGCAAGGCCCATACCGACCGCGCCGACCAGAGAAATAGCCATCCATGAAAGGCCGTATGTGCGCGCGCGGGCGACTTTTTCGACCGTATCAATCGCCATAAAGCGCACGATGATGTGAGGCTGACCAAAATAGCCCAGGCCCCAGGTCACCGCACTAATAAAGCCAAGCGCGGTGAGACCTTCCGTGAGGCTCAAGAAGCCCGGCTGAGCCACATCGGATAATGAAATGCCCGCATCACCGCTGCCATACATCACGACGAGCGGCATAAGGACCAGCGCGATCATCATGATTATGCCTTGGACAAAGTCGGTGAGGCTGACGGCCAGAAATCCGCCCACCATAGTGTAAGCAAGCACGATGCCCGCGGTAATCACGATGCCGAGCATGTAGTCGCTCATGCCGAGCCCCGGGAGCATGCCTGCAAATGCTGTCTCGAACAGCTTACCGCCGCCCACCAGTCCAGCGGCGGTATAGACGGTAAAGAACATTACAATCACGACCGCACAGATAACGCGCAGGGCAATGGCTTTGTCGGGAAAGCGGTTGGCGAGAAACTGCGGAATAGTCAGCGCATTGCCAAGCTCTTCGGTCTGTTTGCGCAAACGCGGCGCGACGATAAACCAGTTCGCAACCGCGCCTGCAAACAGTCCAATCCCGATCCACGCTTCGACCAGACCGGCGGCATAGAGAGCGCCGGGTAGGCCAAGCAGCAACCACCCTGACATATCCGACGCACCGGCGCTAAGTGCGGCAACCGAAGGCGGGAGATTCCGCCCGGCAAGCAGGTAGCCTTCGCTATCAGCGGTCGATTTGCGCCAGGCATACAGGCCGATGGCGATCATCAGGACGAAATAGAGCGCGAGGCTCAGAAGAGTTGCAGTTTCCATATTGAGGCGGCGGTTAACATCTCGCCGCCACATTGGCTACCGACGCGCTTATGAAGGGGCTTTGAGCCAATAGAATTCAACCCGTTCAATGCTCGTCCCGAAATACTGCCTGTGATCGAGATATTCTTGTGATGCCTGAACCTTGTCGAAGCCATCGGTGGTTTCCCATTCAACAAATGTCAGTTGATGCGGTGCGGCCGGATCGGATGCATGGGCTTCCATCGATGGGTTGCGCATTTTGTAGATGAAGCGGCCGCCCGACCGCTCGACGGCGGATTCGATACCTTCGAGATACTTGTTGTAGTCGCCTATCGCTTCATCAGTTTTCAGCCACGCGACGAGCACGGTGTAATGCTTCGATGGATCAAATTGCAGTTTCAGATCGTCTTGCAGTTCGACACTGTAGACCTTCAATTCGCTCCATGCATCTGGCCTCGTTGCCTTGATGGCTGGCCAATCGGGATGTTTCGCAAAGGCATCAACGGATGCTTGGTCAGGCCATGAGAAGAACGAGAAAACCTCCGGGTCAAAATCGCTGATGACTTTTCGGTTGACGTTCAATTGGCCGAGGCGCTGAAAGCCAAAACTCTGCGCGATTGGGAAGGCGGTTTGGCCGTATTTGCGCGCAGCGGCCTGACCGTCGTCCCGCAGCTCTGATGCAATCACTTGCAGGACTTCCCCGCGCTTCATCTCGACCTTAAATCCGGGTTTGGGCACCTCTTGCTTGGCCGGTGCAGGCTTGTTGTCCTGCGCCTGTGTGGTCGGAGTTAGAGCGAAGGTGCTGGTAAGCAATACGGTGGCAAGTAGCGGGGCTTTGCGAAAACTGATCATCGGGGGACTTTCGTTAAATTGGTGGGGTTGCGCACCAATACCGCACAAAAGCCGCAGGTCCTGGCTAGATTTCTCGGACATTTGGTGCAAAATCGTTCCAATGGAAGACTGGGATGATTACCGCTTGATCCTTTCGCTTGCGCGATCCGGGTCTCTGCGCGCGGCGGCGGCGGATATGGGGCTGACCCATACGACTGTGTCGCGCCGCTTGGCAGTTTTGCAAGATACGCGCGGGCTGCTGTTTGAAAAGTCTCCGGGCGGGTATGCGCCTACAACTCTTGGGTCCGCATTGATCGAGGTGGCTGAGCGGATTGAAAGCCTCACACTAGCGGGACAACGGCATCAAAGGGCGGCCGATCAGGACATATCCGGTGTGATCACACTGTCTTTGCCAGAAGCGATTGCCCAGTATCTATTGCTGGAAGATCTGATCGAGTTTTCGCAAGTCTATCCGGCTATCGATCTACGGGTCGAGACAAGTTATCGCTTTGTGGATCTCGACAGGTCGGAGGCGGATGTCGTGGTTCGCGGAGCGCAGGAGCCGCCCGAACACTTGGTTGGCCGGCGACTGTTCCCGAACCGCGTGACCTATTACGGGAATCGGGACTATCTGAACTCAACCCCGGAAGATGAATTGATCTGGATTGCTCCCAACGCCGAGAGCCGGACACCCGGTTGGTTGGAAAATTCGCCATATCCGAACGCCCCGATTGGTCTCGCGATTGATGATATCACCGCCCGGCATCGCGCTCTTGTAATGGGTCTCGGCCTAAGCCGCGGCGCGTGTTTTATGGCCGACCCCGAACCCTCGCTCGTAAGGCTTACCGCAGACGCTCCGGATGCGCTTCAGGATATTTGGGTTCTGACCCATCCCGATTTGCGTGACACGCCGCGGATCAGGGTGCTGATGGATTTCATTGTGAAGGCGATGACCGAAAAGAAAGCGCTGGTTTCGGGCGATACAGGATTGAGGCCTGCTTAGTTTGACAATGGGCGCCATTACGCCAAGCTGGCGTTGAGAACATTCTGCTTCATTCACCTTTCCGGAAGGCAATTCCCATGACTCAATCGACGCGCTTTACAGGCAAAACTATCATCATCACCGGATCGTCTACCGGTATCGGTGAAGGCATCGCGCGGCGATTTCACAGCGAAGGTGCAAACGTCGTCATCAATGCTCGCAATGCCGAAAAATGCGCGGGCGTCGCGGAAACGCTGGATCAGGATCGGACTCTGGTGGTCGCTGGCGATGTTAGCAAATCCGCCTTTGCCGAAGAAATCGTTGCGAAGACGGTGGACCGCTTTGGCGGGCTCGATCACCTCGTCAACAATGCCGGTGTCGCGGATCAGGGCATGCTGCAAAATATGAATGACGATCGCATTGACCGCGTGATTGATATCAATGTGAAAGGGGTTCTCTACCTTTCCCGAACCGCAATCCCCGAACTGATCAAAACCAAGGGTTCGATCATCAATATTTCCAGTGTTTCCGGCACTGGCGGAGATTCGATGCTGCCGCTTTACAACGCCTCAAAAGGGGCGGTGTGCAACCTGACACGCGGCCTCGCTTTGCAGCTTGGCGCGCAGGGTGTGCGGGTCAACTCGATCAACCCCTCTGTCACACGTTCGGATATGGTGAACGAGATCATCAACAATGAGGGCGCGATGAAGATGATGTTGAACCGCATGGCGCTGAAACGCGTTGGCGAACCGGAAGACATCGCCGCCGCGGCAGCGTTCCTCGCCAGCGAGGACGCCAGCTTCATCACCGGAGTGAACCTGCCCGTCGATGGCGGGGTCAGCGCATCGAACGGTCAGGCGAATTTTATGGGGTAGGCTTAGGCGATTCGCGCAAGTTTTGGTGAGTTAGTTGATGAAGTACATACTTGGCGTGGTTTCTTACGGACATTTCCGTCTCCTCGGATAAGCGCGCGGGTGATCGACAGTTTGAAAGAGCCGATGCGAAGTTACCAAGCGCGCGCCGTGTAGGAAAATCAGGCAGAAACGGTCAGCAAGAGCAACCGCACCGCTTCATCGCTGCTTTGAACTCGGGCGTTGTCCGGATTTTTGCAAAGTCCGGATCGGAACAAACATGTTCGCAGCCAGGCCAGTCGACTGCAAGGGAGAACGATTGCTCCACCAATTCAGATGCCGTCGCCGGCTCGCCCATTAGTGATGCGAGGCAAGCTTGATTATAGAGACTGGACCCGGGCAATAACTCTTCTGCAGCGGCGAACTTTTCTCCTGCTTGAGCGAAGAGCATATCGGCCTCGCCGCCCTGCTTGGTTTTCGCTTGATCCAAGAGGGCGGTCCCCCAATTACTTAGAGCTTCATGTTGGTCGGGCTTGATCTCAAGCGCAGCAGCGAATTTTTCTGCCGCTTGTGCAAAGAGGGCATCGGCCTCGCTACCCTGCTTGGTTTTCGCCTGATCCGAGAGAGCGTTGCCCCAATTACTTAGAGCTTCATGATTGTCGGGCTTGATCTCAAGCGCAGCGGCGAACTTTTCTGCCGCTTGTGCAAAAAGCGTATTGGCCTCGCCGCCTTTCTTGGTGTTAGCCTGCTCTAAGAGAGCGGCGCCCCAATTGTTAAACGCCTCATGCTTGTCGGGCTTAATCTCGAGCGCAGCGGCGAACTTTTCTCCCGCTTGTGCAAATAGCGCATCGGCCTCGTCGCCTTGCTTGGTTTTAGCCTGGTCCGAGAGAGCGCTACCCCAATTGTTAAACGCTTCATGCTTGTCGGGCTTAATCTCGAGCGCAACGGCGAACTTTTCTGCCGCTCGTGCAAATAGCGCATCGGCCTCGTCGCCTTGCTTGGTTTTCGCCTGATCCGAGAGAGCGGTGCCCCAGTTGTTTGGCGCGACATGCTGGTCTGGCTTGATCTCAAGCGCAGCGGCGAACTTTTCTCCCGCTTGTGCAAAGAGCGCATCGGCCTCGCCACCTTTCTTGGTGTTAGCCTGCTCTAAGAGAGCGGCGCCCCAATTGTTAAACGCTTCATGCTTGTCGGGCTTAATCTCGAGCGCAACGGCGAACTTTTCTGCCGCTCGTGCAAATAGCGCATCGGCCCCGTCGCCTTGCTTGGTTTTAGCCTGGTCCGAGAGAGCGGTGCCAACCATGATTGCTGCCCATGCTGACAGGTCTTTCGTCGTTTCACTTAAGCTAGCGTCAGGTCCAGGATACAGCTTATGCGCTTCGGCGAAATCACCTTTGGCCATGAGTTTCGACAGTTCTTCGGCCAGATTGTCCTGGTCATTTTGCGCGCTATCGGCATCGGACAATTGTTTTTGAGCAGCCGCTAAAAGGTCAGGGTCACCCAAGTCCTCCAGATCGGCGTATGGCCGGAGTCCGGCGAGGATATCCGACATATGCTCGAACGGATTTGCCAGAAAGCTTGGAGGATCCAGGTCAAGTTTATTGGCCAGTTCGGTGAAGAACACATCGGCTGGTTTCTCTTTCACGACAAAACAGTTTTCCAAGGCAAGAAGCTTCTCTTGAACGCTCTTGGCTGGGTTGGAGTCGCTGTGGCACACCCAATATAGGCCGTGGTTGAAGGGCGCCAATTCGGCGATCTTGTCGATCAATGGATCGTTTTCACCGCTGTAACCGGCGATAATGACGGGCCTGCCCTTCATAACCGCATCCAGCACCGGCTTTATTCGCTCAGCCTGATCGTTCAATTTTTCTTCGGTATTCAGCAGTGCAAAGCCAGTGTGCTGACCATGCAAATGGAAAATCGCACTGCCTTTTACAAATGATCGGTCAAAACTGATTTGGTTGTCTTGCTCATCGCGAAGCCCGGCTAAATCGTAAATGGCCGGGAAACGGTGAAAAATTGCACATGCACGCGAAGCCAAAGGATCGAAATTGGTCGTCAGGATCGCGTTGATTATTTCGGACTTCTCCAGTCTCGCGATGCCAATATGGGCCCAGTTAATTTTGGCCCCATCAATGTCCGCTCGGATAAGCTCTACTTGCTTGGCAGGAGGTAGCGCGGCCATACACTGTGCGTAACCGGGCTTTTCACCCTCGGGTGCTTCGCGGCACGCTCTATCGTATACGTTGGTGTAGCGTTTTTCGATCCGGTCGACGAAGTCTCCCGCAAGGCCAATCCCGGCGCTGAACGAAACTCCCGCTCCAATCAGCAGACATGCTTGTTCACCTTGCGGTCCGCAGTCGCGGATTACATCAGCAATTTCACCAACAGTTCTTTCGACTAACGCCACTTAGATGCCCCTGATACTTCGTAAAGCAAAGAGCGGAAGAAAAAGGGTTAAGTCAATAGTGTAAAGAAGGCTGCCTTAACCTTCCTTCTTACGCTTCGCTTTCTTGCGCTCGTGCGGGCAGAGGAGCGTTTTGCGCAGGCGGATCGATTGCGGGGTTACTTCGACCATTTCATCGTCATCGATGTAAGCAATCGATTGTTCCAGCGTCATCCGGCGCGGCGGGGTGAGGCGGATCGCGTCATCTTTACCGGTCGAGCGGACGTTGGAAAGCTGCTTGGCCTTCATCGGGTTCACTTCGAGATCGTCCGGCTTGGCGTTTTCGCCGATGACCATGCCTTCATAGACTTTCATCGCCGGGCCGACGAACATCTCGCCGCGCTCTTCGAGCATGTTGAGCGCGTAGGCGTTGCTTTCGCCGTCGCCGTTGGAGATCAGCACGCCGTTGTTCCGGCCACCGACGGCGCCTTTATACGGGCCGTATTTCTCATAGAGGCGGTTCATGATGCCGGTGCCGCGCGTGTCGGACAGGAATTCACCGTGATAGCCGATCAGGCCGCGTGACGGCGCGGAGAAGGTGATGCGGGTCTTGCCTTGGCCAGACGGGCGCATTTCGTTGAGGTCGGCTTTACGCTTCTGCATTTTCTCAACGACGGTGCCGGAATGCTCATCATCCACGTCGATTACGACGGTTTCGTATGGCTCCATGCGCTGGCCGTCTTCTTCGCGGAAGAGAACTTTCGGACGCGAAATGCCGAGCTCAAAGCCTTCGCGGCGCATTGTTTCGATCAGCACGCCGAGCTGCAATTCGCCGCGGCCTGCGACTTCGAATGCGTCCTTGTCGTCGGCTTCGGTCACGCGGATCGCGACGTTGGTTTCTGCTTCACGCAGCAAACGGTCACGGATCATGCGGCTGGTAACCTTGCTGCCTTCGCGGCCAGCCAGCGGGCTGTCATTGACAGAGAAGCGCATTGCGAGCGTTGGCGGGTCAATTGGCTGTGCGGCGATCGGTTCGGAAACCGATGGATCACAGATCGTGTTGGACACAGTCGCTTTTTCCAGACCGGCCATCGCGATAATGTCGCCCGCCTGTGCTGTTTCAACCGGAACGCGCTCCAGCCCGTCAAAGCTCATCAGCTTGGTTGCGCGGCCGACTTCGACGACATTGCCGTCCATATCGATGGCGTGGATCGGATCGTTGACGTTGATCGTGCCGGACTGGACGCGGCCCGTCAGAACGCGGCCCATAAAGTTGTCACGGTCGAGCAGGGTGGCGAGGAAACTAAACTTGCCTTCGGTGTCCAGGCCGGGTGAAGGGACGTGTTCCGTGATCAGCTTGAACAGCGGATCAAGCGTGCCCTCGCGTGCGGTTTCATCTTCGCTGGCATAGCCATCACGGCCCGAGGCCCAGAGTGATGGGAATTCGAGCTGTTCGTCAGTGGCGTCGAGCGATGCGAAGAGGTCAAACACTTCGTCGAGAACTTCTTGCGGGCGACCATCAGGACGGTCGATCTTGTTCACGACGACAATCGGGCGAAGGCCCAGCGCAAGCGCCTTACCCGTTACAAACTTCGTTTGCGGCATCGCGCCTTCGGCGCTGTCGACGAGCAGGATAACGCCGTCGACCATGCTGAGGATACGCTCAACTTCGGCGCCGAAATCGGCGTGGCCCGGCGTATCGACGATATTGATGCGGGTGGTTTCGCCTTCATGCTCCCACTCGACGCTGGTGCATTTGGCGAGAATAGTAATGCCGCGCTCTTTTTCGAGATCGCCGCTATCCATGGCGCGCTCTTCAACGCGCTGGTTCTCTCGGAAAGTGCCCGATTGGCGGAAGAGTTGGTCCACAAGAGTGGTCTTACCGTGGTCAACGTGGGCAATAATTGCGATATTTCTCAGCGAAGAGGACATGAGCGTAAAATTCCAAGTTCAAGCGCCGGATCGCTGAATGCAGACCGGCATAAAGACGCGAAGTGCGATTAGGGCGTGCGCATTGCGGGAATGCGACAGATAAAGTGACGCTACGGAACGCTTTACAAGCATGACTTGCTGTTGCGTTGCAGCATTTTGCGCGCGCCTAGCGCAGGTGCGCGAGTTCGGCAAGCTTTGGCGATTACTCGGCGTGTGTTTGTGGTGCAAGGCAGTGTGTCGGTGTTGCAACAAATCCCCGTAACACGAGGGATTCTGCGGGTTTCGCGCTTGTCGCATACGTAAGCGTAGCCTACTACGTTAGCCAATCGGGTGGAAGGTTAGACACGTCTGGGGACGTGTGCCGTTACGGCAACCGAAGCTCGAGGGATATTGGAGAGGAGCTTCCATGCGTTCGATTTCAACCGGCACAGCCGGAAAATACCGCTTTACCTTGCTTGCAGGTGCAGCAGCTTTCGCCGTTTCGGCACCAGGCGTTGCCTTTGCGCAAGACCTTGAAACTGATGATGATACCGAGCTTGAAGCTCCGGCGAACAACAATCAGATCATCGTTACCGCATCCAAGCGTGAAACCACGCTTCAAGAAACACCGATTTCGGTTTCGGTGACCAGCGGTGAAACACTCGAAAACGCGCAAATCCGCGACGTTCTCGACCTTCAGACAGTCACCCCGTCGCTCCGCGTTAGCCAGCTTCAGACTTCGTCGGCATCGACTTTCATCATTCGCGGTTTCGGTAACGGCGATAACAACTTCGGCATCGAGCCATCGGTTGGCGTGTTCATCGACGGCGTGTTCCGTTCACGCTCGGCAGCTGCTCTGTCTGATCTTCCAAACGTTCAGCGCATCGAGGTTCTCAACGGCCCGCAATCGACACTGTTCGGTAAGAACGCGTCGGCAGGTGTTATCTCTGTCGTGACGCGTGAGCCTCAGTTCGAATTTGGCGGCGGCATCGAAGCTGTTTACGGCAACTTCAACACCTTCGTTCTTAAAGGTGATATCACCGGCCCGATCACTGAGAATATCGCATTCTCAGTCGACGGCAGCTATCAGCGCCGCGATGGTTACGCGACCATCGTCAACCTCGATGAAGAGCAGAACAACCGTAACCGCTGGTCGGCACGCGCTCAGCTCCTGATTGAGCCGACACCGGATTTCAAAATCCGCGCAATTGGTGATTATTCACGTATCGACGAAGTCTGCTGTCAGGTCAGCACACTTGTTTCCGGTCCGGTAACGGGCGCAATCAATGCGGTTGGCGGTCAGCTTGATACTGATTTCTTCAGCTACAATGCGTTCCTGAACTTTGTCCCTACCAACGAAGTCGACAATTATGGCGGCTCGGTTCAGATGGACTATCAGGCTGGCCCAATCTCGATCACATCGATCACAGCCTATCGTGAGCTGAAGAACTTCTTCCTCTCGGACATTGACTACACCAGTGCGTCACTCGCCACCGAAACACGCGATCAGGAAGTCAAAACCTTCACTCAGGAATTCCGGGTCGCGTCAGATTTCGACGGTCCGATCAACTTCCTGCTTGGCGGCTATTACTTCGATGAAAGCATCTCGCAAGACAGCGCTATTCAGAACGGCGAAGACATTCGCGATGTATTTGAATTGCTGGCTGGCGGTGACCCTGCCGATGTTCTGTCGGGCGCGCCATCGGTTTTCAACGGCGTGGAACAAGGCCTTGGCCTTGCTCAGGAAAGCATTTTCCGCACGCCCCTGCTTTCGGAAGAAACCTTCCGTATGGAAAACACATCGTATTCCATTTTCGGTACGGTTGATTTTGAACCGACGGACGGTCTCGTTTTCACAGCGGGCTTTAACTACACCGACGACAGCAAAGACTTTGCTCTAAGTCAGGTCAGCCCGGACCCATTGGGTCAGGTCAATCTGGTCGATGCGTTCATCACTGGCGCGACCGCTGCGAACCCGTTGCTGCCGACCGTGACAAGCAGAGCCGAATTCCAAGCGCTGCCTCAGGCGGTGCAAGATTCGCTCATTGCTGCCGCGCTTGATCCAGCGGTGAACCCGCTGATCGGTCTTCAAGGGTTCCAGTTCCAGCCACCGTTCCTGACCATTCCGAACGCGGTTGAAGACGGCCGGACCAATGACGATAAGCTCACCTATCTGTTCCGCGTCGCGTATCAGGTATCAAACGAAGTCAACGTCTACGGCAGCTACGCCACCGGCTTTAAAGCCAGCTCGGTGAACCTGTCGCGTGACAGCCGTCCTTCGAATGCGGACTTTACCGCAGGACCAGGTGGCTCGACCTTCGCGGCACCTTCTTCGCCAATTCTTGATGCAGGTCTGGCAATTCCAAACCTCAGCACGGGTTCGCGTTTTGCAGGACCGGAAGAGGCAGAAGTCTACGAAGTCGGCATCAAGGGCCAGTGGGACGGCTTTGGCTTTAACCTCGCGCTGTTCGACCAAACCATTCAAGGGTTCCAGAGCCTTGCCTTTACCGGCACCGGCTTTGCGCTCCAGAATGCTGGTCAGCAGTCGGTCAAAGGTTTTGAAGTGGAT
Coding sequences within it:
- a CDS encoding cytochrome c biogenesis CcdA family protein; its protein translation is MIGSAFLSFVAGLVTILNPCVLPLVPILVASALGKSRFGPLALAGGLVTSFTLFGFVVIAFGYSLGINEHAVRTFAGAMLAIAGFVLLVPQAQAALSAAAAPISNFGNQRLAKLSGNGAGGQYAIGLLLGIVWAPCVGPTLGVAIAAASQGENLIGSFFIFLIFGLGVATSVLAFAYGSRKALGERRKTMQTLAKYGKPLFGIALLIVGVMVLTGFDKVIEIALLDSLPQGLIEFTTRF
- a CDS encoding thioredoxin family protein: MTRLFILVGIIGAAIFGTMQLSAQASANGWQTYDAGEFMMAQKKGKTIVVDVYADWCPTCRAQAPIMEELRKEKQNGNTLFVKVNFDDEKAFLRAHRIPRQSTILVFNGETEVVRSIAETNRTRLRAKVLGAL
- the putP gene encoding sodium/proline symporter PutP, whose translation is METATLLSLALYFVLMIAIGLYAWRKSTADSEGYLLAGRNLPPSVAALSAGASDMSGWLLLGLPGALYAAGLVEAWIGIGLFAGAVANWFIVAPRLRKQTEELGNALTIPQFLANRFPDKAIALRVICAVVIVMFFTVYTAAGLVGGGKLFETAFAGMLPGLGMSDYMLGIVITAGIVLAYTMVGGFLAVSLTDFVQGIIMMIALVLMPLVVMYGSGDAGISLSDVAQPGFLSLTEGLTALGFISAVTWGLGYFGQPHIIVRFMAIDTVEKVARARTYGLSWMAISLVGAVGMGLAGRAYAEQNGVVVEDPETIFIILSELLFHPLITGFLFAALLAAIMSTISSQLLVSSSSLTEDFYRLFLRKEASEREAVNVGRVCVALVAIAAMVIASNPDSQVLGLVSNAWAGFGAAFGPLIILALTWRGMTGTGAVAGLVTGALVVGLWIALGLNADFIGGQGLYEIVPGFIAAWIAIVVLSKATRNGAVAAPAE
- a CDS encoding LysR family transcriptional regulator; translated protein: MEDWDDYRLILSLARSGSLRAAAADMGLTHTTVSRRLAVLQDTRGLLFEKSPGGYAPTTLGSALIEVAERIESLTLAGQRHQRAADQDISGVITLSLPEAIAQYLLLEDLIEFSQVYPAIDLRVETSYRFVDLDRSEADVVVRGAQEPPEHLVGRRLFPNRVTYYGNRDYLNSTPEDELIWIAPNAESRTPGWLENSPYPNAPIGLAIDDITARHRALVMGLGLSRGACFMADPEPSLVRLTADAPDALQDIWVLTHPDLRDTPRIRVLMDFIVKAMTEKKALVSGDTGLRPA
- a CDS encoding SDR family oxidoreductase, which gives rise to MTQSTRFTGKTIIITGSSTGIGEGIARRFHSEGANVVINARNAEKCAGVAETLDQDRTLVVAGDVSKSAFAEEIVAKTVDRFGGLDHLVNNAGVADQGMLQNMNDDRIDRVIDINVKGVLYLSRTAIPELIKTKGSIINISSVSGTGGDSMLPLYNASKGAVCNLTRGLALQLGAQGVRVNSINPSVTRSDMVNEIINNEGAMKMMLNRMALKRVGEPEDIAAAAAFLASEDASFITGVNLPVDGGVSASNGQANFMG
- a CDS encoding SIR2 family protein; amino-acid sequence: MALVERTVGEIADVIRDCGPQGEQACLLIGAGVSFSAGIGLAGDFVDRIEKRYTNVYDRACREAPEGEKPGYAQCMAALPPAKQVELIRADIDGAKINWAHIGIARLEKSEIINAILTTNFDPLASRACAIFHRFPAIYDLAGLRDEQDNQISFDRSFVKGSAIFHLHGQHTGFALLNTEEKLNDQAERIKPVLDAVMKGRPVIIAGYSGENDPLIDKIAELAPFNHGLYWVCHSDSNPAKSVQEKLLALENCFVVKEKPADVFFTELANKLDLDPPSFLANPFEHMSDILAGLRPYADLEDLGDPDLLAAAQKQLSDADSAQNDQDNLAEELSKLMAKGDFAEAHKLYPGPDASLSETTKDLSAWAAIMVGTALSDQAKTKQGDGADALFARAAEKFAVALEIKPDKHEAFNNWGAALLEQANTKKGGEADALFAQAGEKFAAALEIKPDQHVAPNNWGTALSDQAKTKQGDEADALFARAAEKFAVALEIKPDKHEAFNNWGSALSDQAKTKQGDEADALFAQAGEKFAAALEIKPDKHEAFNNWGAALLEQANTKKGGEANTLFAQAAEKFAAALEIKPDNHEALSNWGNALSDQAKTKQGSEADALFAQAAEKFAAALEIKPDQHEALSNWGTALLDQAKTKQGGEADMLFAQAGEKFAAAEELLPGSSLYNQACLASLMGEPATASELVEQSFSLAVDWPGCEHVCSDPDFAKIRTTPEFKAAMKRCGCSC
- the typA gene encoding translational GTPase TypA, with the translated sequence MSSSLRNIAIIAHVDHGKTTLVDQLFRQSGTFRENQRVEERAMDSGDLEKERGITILAKCTSVEWEHEGETTRINIVDTPGHADFGAEVERILSMVDGVILLVDSAEGAMPQTKFVTGKALALGLRPIVVVNKIDRPDGRPQEVLDEVFDLFASLDATDEQLEFPSLWASGRDGYASEDETAREGTLDPLFKLITEHVPSPGLDTEGKFSFLATLLDRDNFMGRVLTGRVQSGTINVNDPIHAIDMDGNVVEVGRATKLMSFDGLERVPVETAQAGDIIAMAGLEKATVSNTICDPSVSEPIAAQPIDPPTLAMRFSVNDSPLAGREGSKVTSRMIRDRLLREAETNVAIRVTEADDKDAFEVAGRGELQLGVLIETMRREGFELGISRPKVLFREEDGQRMEPYETVVIDVDDEHSGTVVEKMQKRKADLNEMRPSGQGKTRITFSAPSRGLIGYHGEFLSDTRGTGIMNRLYEKYGPYKGAVGGRNNGVLISNGDGESNAYALNMLEERGEMFVGPAMKVYEGMVIGENAKPDDLEVNPMKAKQLSNVRSTGKDDAIRLTPPRRMTLEQSIAYIDDDEMVEVTPQSIRLRKTLLCPHERKKAKRKKEG